In one window of Bacteroidales bacterium DNA:
- the rpmG gene encoding 50S ribosomal protein L33 — translation MGKKSKEARVQVILECTEHKASGKPGTSRYITTKNKKNTPERLEIKKYNPILKKMTVHKEIK, via the coding sequence ATGGGAAAGAAAAGTAAAGAAGCAAGGGTACAGGTTATTTTGGAATGTACCGAACATAAAGCCAGTGGAAAACCGGGCACTTCAAGGTACATTACAACCAAAAATAAAAAGAATACACCCGAAAGGTTGGAAATAAAAAAGTACAACCCTATTTTAAAGAAAATGACTGTTCACAAAGAAATTAAATAA
- the ftsY gene encoding signal recognition particle-docking protein FtsY has product MGIFGIFNKEKKESLEKGLAKTKESVFARISKAVIGKSKVDDDVLDNLEEILIASDVGVETTLKIIERIQKRVAADKFLGTSELNRILREEIAAMLEENNAALSENFELPATAKPYVIMVVGVNGVGKTTTIGKLAYQFKKAGKSVVLGASDTFRAAAVDQLTIWAKRVDVHIVSQGMGADPASVAFDTLTSAKAKNADVVIIDTAGRLHNKINLMNELSKIRKVMSKVIPDAPHEVLLVLDASTGQNAFEQAKQFTLATDVNALAITKLDGTAKGGVVIGVSDQFKIPVKYIGVGEKMEDLQLFDRKEFVDSLFSN; this is encoded by the coding sequence ATGGGTATTTTTGGTATATTCAATAAAGAAAAAAAAGAAAGCCTCGAGAAAGGTCTCGCTAAAACCAAGGAAAGTGTTTTTGCAAGGATTTCAAAAGCGGTTATCGGTAAATCGAAAGTGGACGATGATGTGCTTGATAACCTTGAGGAAATTCTAATTGCTTCTGATGTGGGTGTTGAAACCACGCTGAAAATCATTGAACGTATTCAGAAACGTGTTGCTGCTGATAAATTCCTGGGCACTTCGGAACTGAACCGCATACTCAGGGAGGAGATAGCAGCAATGCTCGAGGAAAACAATGCTGCTTTATCTGAGAATTTTGAATTGCCTGCAACCGCTAAACCTTATGTTATAATGGTAGTGGGAGTAAATGGTGTAGGTAAAACCACCACGATAGGAAAACTTGCATACCAGTTTAAGAAAGCAGGAAAATCTGTAGTACTTGGCGCTTCTGATACATTTCGTGCAGCAGCTGTCGACCAGCTTACCATTTGGGCAAAGCGTGTAGATGTTCACATTGTATCGCAGGGAATGGGCGCTGATCCTGCATCCGTAGCTTTTGATACGCTTACATCTGCTAAAGCAAAAAATGCAGATGTTGTTATTATTGATACTGCAGGACGACTTCACAATAAAATAAATTTAATGAACGAGCTTTCCAAAATAAGGAAAGTCATGTCGAAAGTTATTCCTGATGCACCTCATGAAGTGCTGCTGGTGCTTGATGCATCTACCGGACAGAATGCTTTTGAACAGGCAAAACAATTCACGCTGGCTACCGATGTGAATGCACTGGCAATAACTAAACTGGATGGTACAGCTAAAGGTGGCGTTGTTATTGGTGTTTCCGACCAGTTTAAAATTCCGGTAAAATATATCGGCGTAGGTGAAAAAATGGAAGACCTCCAGTTATTCGACCGAAAAGAATTTGTTGATTCTTTATTCAGCAATTAA
- the xerD gene encoding site-specific tyrosine recombinase XerD, whose amino-acid sequence MMWQSYIKGFKAFLQLERSLSHNSVEAYIRDIEKLTQYFEIQGIQTNPEEIKLKQLQDFLKWVNELGMSARTQARVISGIKAFYKYLLLENIIKENPTELLESPKLGRKLPDTLNIEEIDHIISAIDRSKPEGERNKAMLETLYSSGLRVSELVNLKISNLFFKEGFIKIIGKGDKERIVPIGSIAMKHINIYLDNVRVHVPVKKSAEDILFLNRRGNKLTRNMVFLIIKGLAEKAGIHKKISPHTFRHSFATHLIEGGADLRAVQEMLGHESITTTEIYLHLNREYLRDTIMKYHPRA is encoded by the coding sequence ATGATGTGGCAATCATATATAAAAGGATTTAAAGCTTTTCTTCAACTGGAAAGGTCGCTTTCACACAATTCAGTAGAAGCTTACATTCGTGATATTGAAAAGCTGACACAGTATTTTGAGATACAGGGAATACAAACCAATCCAGAGGAAATTAAACTTAAACAGCTACAGGATTTTCTAAAATGGGTAAACGAACTGGGGATGAGTGCCCGTACCCAGGCTCGTGTTATTTCAGGAATTAAAGCATTTTATAAATACCTTTTACTTGAAAATATTATTAAAGAAAACCCTACTGAGCTTCTGGAATCACCCAAACTTGGTCGTAAACTTCCCGACACGCTTAACATTGAAGAGATTGACCATATTATCAGCGCTATCGACAGGAGCAAACCCGAAGGAGAAAGAAACAAGGCAATGCTTGAAACGCTTTACAGTTCGGGCTTGCGTGTAAGCGAACTGGTAAATTTGAAGATTTCAAATTTATTTTTTAAAGAAGGATTTATAAAAATCATAGGGAAAGGCGATAAAGAAAGAATAGTTCCTATTGGAAGCATTGCCATGAAACATATCAACATTTACCTTGATAATGTAAGAGTTCATGTGCCTGTAAAAAAAAGCGCTGAAGATATTTTATTTCTGAACAGGCGAGGAAATAAATTAACCCGAAACATGGTATTCCTTATTATCAAAGGACTTGCTGAAAAAGCAGGGATTCATAAAAAAATTAGTCCGCATACATTTCGCCATTCTTTCGCCACACACCTGATTGAAGGTGGCGCCGATTTACGTGCTGTACAGGAAATGCTGGGACACGAGTCCATTACTACCACCGAAATTTATTTACATCTCAACCGCGAATATTTAAGAGATACTATTATGAAATATCATCCCAGAGCGTGA
- a CDS encoding DUF4295 domain-containing protein, producing MAKKVVATLQTKSGKDFAKVIRMVKSPKTGAYTFKEEIVPNDQVKDYLAKK from the coding sequence ATGGCAAAGAAAGTTGTTGCAACACTGCAAACCAAGTCAGGTAAAGACTTTGCAAAAGTCATCCGTATGGTGAAATCTCCGAAAACAGGTGCATACACCTTTAAGGAAGAAATTGTTCCTAACGATCAGGTAAAAGATTACCTGGCAAAAAAATAA
- the rimO gene encoding 30S ribosomal protein S12 methylthiotransferase RimO yields the protein MKTKSFSHIKINVITLGCSKNLVDSEVLLKQLDKNKFIVSHDSEKLEHDIVIINTCGFINDAKQESIETILQAVKNKKQGRIKKVLVTGCLSARYHDELKKEIPEVDAYFGVNDLKEILNYLDADYKKELIGERHLTTPSHYAYLKIAEGCDRKCSFCAIPLIRGKHISKPVKDIVKEATLLANKGAKELILIAQDLTYYGIDIYKKRKLAELLEKLSDIKNVEWIRLQYAYPAAFPMDVLKVMRERKNICNYLDIPFQHISDRLLKSMNRAIDKKGTLKLIEKIKKEVPGIALRTSLIVGYPGETEKDFKELMNFVNDVKFDRLGVFTYSHEESTKAYQLKDNISAKVKQERADALMKLQENISLEKNEALIGKILKVIIDRKENEFFVGRTEYDSPEVDNEVLIKAPGKSKIIGQLKNVKIIDAEPFDLFGEII from the coding sequence TTGAAAACAAAATCTTTCTCACATATCAAAATCAATGTAATCACGCTGGGTTGTTCTAAAAACCTTGTCGATTCAGAAGTGCTTTTAAAGCAGCTCGATAAAAATAAATTCATTGTTTCGCACGATTCGGAAAAATTGGAGCATGATATTGTAATCATCAATACCTGTGGGTTTATCAATGATGCAAAACAAGAATCGATAGAAACTATTCTGCAGGCTGTTAAAAATAAAAAGCAGGGAAGAATAAAAAAAGTTCTTGTTACCGGTTGCCTCTCGGCGCGCTATCACGATGAATTGAAAAAAGAGATTCCCGAAGTGGATGCATATTTTGGTGTGAACGATTTAAAAGAAATTTTAAATTACCTGGATGCAGATTATAAGAAAGAGCTTATCGGGGAGCGCCATCTGACAACGCCTTCACATTATGCATACCTGAAAATTGCTGAAGGTTGCGACCGGAAATGTTCTTTCTGCGCAATTCCTTTAATACGGGGGAAACATATTTCAAAACCGGTTAAAGATATTGTTAAAGAAGCTACATTGCTTGCAAATAAAGGAGCTAAAGAACTAATACTGATAGCGCAAGACCTGACATATTACGGAATTGATATTTATAAAAAAAGAAAACTTGCTGAATTACTTGAAAAACTTTCCGATATAAAAAATGTGGAATGGATACGTCTGCAATATGCCTATCCTGCTGCATTTCCAATGGATGTTTTGAAAGTAATGCGTGAACGCAAAAACATTTGTAATTATCTTGATATTCCTTTTCAGCATATCAGCGACCGTTTGCTGAAGTCGATGAACAGGGCGATCGATAAAAAAGGAACATTGAAATTAATCGAAAAAATAAAAAAAGAAGTTCCCGGAATTGCTTTGCGAACATCTTTAATTGTGGGTTATCCCGGTGAAACGGAAAAAGATTTTAAAGAATTAATGAATTTTGTGAATGATGTAAAGTTCGACAGGCTGGGTGTTTTCACCTACTCACACGAAGAATCCACAAAAGCATATCAGTTAAAAGATAACATCAGCGCTAAAGTAAAACAGGAAAGAGCCGATGCGTTGATGAAACTCCAGGAAAATATTTCATTAGAAAAAAACGAAGCGTTAATTGGAAAAATATTAAAAGTGATTATCGACAGGAAAGAAAATGAATTCTTTGTAGGCCGCACTGAATATGACTCTCCCGAAGTTGATAATGAAGTTTTAATAAAAGCTCCAGGTAAATCAAAAATAATCGGACAATTAAAAAATGTAAAAATTATCGATGCCGAACCTTTCGATTTATTTGGAGAAATAATCTAA